The genomic interval CACCTTTGATGGAACTACAGGCAATGTTGAGAGTTTTATTTACAATGGCACAACTTACGATGGAATTGAAATGGGTAATCTAATAAAAGTTGGTGTTACTTCAACTTCTAGTACAGGCAATTTTAGAGCAAATAATTGGCCTTTGGGAGCAACTGACGGTAGTGATGTTTTTACGGGAACTGTGGATTTTGATAAGTATTTCGGATTTTCAATAACTGCTGGTACCGGTTATGAATTTACAGTAAATTCTATTACTTTCGGAATTGGAAGAAGCAGTACAGGAATACGCCAGAGTCAATGGAGAGGTAGTCATGATAATTTTGCTTCTATCCTATCCGATTATACAACATTGAACGCCTCTTTAACAAATGATGCAGGAGTATTAACTAATCCTGATCTGAATAGTAGTTGGACAGGTAATGTATTAGCCCTGGGAACTAACTATGCCAATATTGACACTTCAGTTGGTTTTCGATTTTATTTGTATAATGCCGAATCAACTGCAGGAACGGCAGGTTTTCAGGGCCCTTTGACGATCAGCGGGACACTTGTATATACTGCAGGTGAAATGGTTGCCATGCCAGAATTTAATCCACCAGCAGGAACATACTCTACACCTCAAAATATTTCAATAACTTCAGATACAATAAGCGCTACGGTGTATTATCGTTTTGATGAGGCAGACCCTTGGACTGAATATACAAGTGCACTATATATTGATGAGACAACCACTATATGGGCATATGCGACAGCTACCGGTATGGTAGATAGTCCGGTTAACTCAGCTACTTATATTCTTCCGACAACTACAGATATCCCATATATAGAGACTTTTGATACCGATCTAGGAGATTGTTATACATACAGTGTTTCAGGAGATACTAGATTCTGGACTCATGGATCATATGGTGGTAATGGTTACGCATATATGAATGGCTACAATTCTGGAGATTTGGAAGAGGATTGGCTTATCCTACCTGGAATTACTTTGAATAATGATGATATGATAATGAATTTTGAAACCTGGCGCAGGTATGGATCTGATGATGTTGATAACTATTTCAAACTGATGTACTCAACCGATTATCCTGGTATTGGAGATCCTTCTCTTGCAAATTGGACAGAAATAACTTTTACTCAACCAGCATCAGATCAAGTCTGGACTTCCTCGGGTAATTTAGATCTATCAGGAATTATAGGTGATCCTGTATATTTTGGGTTTAAATATCATTACAATTTTGGATTCTATGTGTCATGGCAAGTTGATAACATAAATATCTATCCTTCAGCAACACCGCTTATACATATAAATCCCGCAACTCTTTCAGGATTTACTTATTATTCTGGTCAAGGTCCTTCAGATGAACAATTCTTTACTGTTAGTGGGGAAAATCTTGCTGAAAATATCACAATAACCGCACCGTTGAATTATGAGATTTCAGAAACTTCGGGTGTAGGTTATACAGATATTATTTCTCTTGGACAATTATCAGGTATTGTTCCTGATACTGATATTTATGTAAGATTGAAAGCAGATCTTGGTGTAGGTATATACGATAATGAGATTATTACGCTTACTTCTTCTGATGCTATAACACGAGAAGTTGTATGTAACGGACAAGTTCTTGAAATGCCATCAGATCCTTTATATATTACTAGTTCGGATTATGCCTATTCACAAGATTTTAATTCTTTAGCTATCTCCGGATCAGGAAATCCATGGAGTGATAATGAAACAATTTTTGGTTGGTATTGGTATTCACCCTCGGACAGAGATCCCAATACGTACGGTTATATAGCTGATCCGGGTTCAAGTAATACTGCTGCAGGACATAGTTACGGTTCAGATGATAGTACAGATCGTGCTATGGGTGTACTTTCTGGTAGTGGGCGTGATTTCTATATTGGAGTTCAATTTAAGAATGATTCTCAAGAGACAATTAATCTTTCAGATATCTTGGTTAGTTATACAGGTGAACAGTGGAGACAAACCTCGTATATTCAAACATTGGAATTTGCATATATGATTTCAGAGTCACTAATACTTGATTTTACTAGTGGTACTTGGATTGAGAACATTGCTCTTGATTTTGCTGCTCTTCATACTGGTACCGATGGAGCTTTAGATGGAAATCTATCTATTAATAGCACAAATTTCGCTAATATACCCTTAGATATTGTAGGAGTTTTAAATCCTGGTGAATATGTAATGCTTAGGTGGCTTAAAACAGGGACTTTCTCTCCCGGTTTGGCAATAGATGATTTCTCGCTTATTATCGGAGAACCTGCTTCATACCTTACTGCAGTACCTCAAAGTCTTTCGGATTTCTACTACTTCGTTAATTCAGGTCCATCTGATCCTCAGTCATTTGTGCTGGAAGGTTTCTATTTAGATGGAACTGATGTAACTATTGAAGCTCCTACAAATTTTGCAGTATCTATCGATAATACTAATTTCGACTCAATGGTAACTTTGATCGGTTATACTGGTACAGCTACAGAAATCTGGGTTCATCTTGTTGAAGGATTACCAATTGATGAATATTATGGAGACATTATTATAATTGGTGGTGGAGCAGATTCTATCATGGTTGCTCTGAGTGGTAATGTCTATGAAGTTATAGATGATTTTGCCATTCCTTATGAGAATCCTTTCAGAACGAATGATGATTATATGAGAGCAGTATTTCAAGGTTTTAGTATAGAAAATGCTCAGCAGGAATTGGGTGCTGGTGGCTACTTAAGAATATTCCCAGATGGTTATTTAGAAACACCTACAATCGATTTCACTCAATACGATTTTCTTGATATCATATTTGATGGAACTACTTATGGTGGAGCTTTAGAACAAACTCTTACTGTTAAGGTATCAGCCGATGATGGTTTGACTTATGATATAATTGAATCGTTTGCTTTGACAGGAACTTACCAAACTTACAGCACTCACATAGACCTGTCAGATATATATAATGTTATTAGTGGTAAATTGAAAGTTGAAATGACTGCTGGTGGAGGAAGTTCCAGATTAAGAGATTACTTTATCGGTGAAGATTATTACGGACCAGTCGAAGGTTTGATAGGAATGGATCTCTGGTATGGTTTACAAGCTATTATTTCTGATGGCCATCTCGATTATTCTTATGATGCTGCCCGTTTTTATATGCACGGGTATATAGATAACATCGATGGTTTCGTACGTTGTATCTATACCGGAGAGTGGGTAGAACATCCTTATGGCAGTCTCTCAACACCACCGGAATTCAGTGCAGAACATACTTATCCAGTGAGCTGGTATGAGGCAGATCTTGATGCTCAAGGCATTAGTTTTGCTGTAAGTGATTTGCATGCTTTGCATCCGGCAAGACTAGATGTCAATTCTGCCCGTTCTAACAGTCCATTTGATTATGTAACCAATATCTACACTATCTGGGGATCAGATAGCTATATATCTTATACAGGTTTTAATGCAGAATTAGAAGAGGTTTTTGATGTAGCTGACGAATTCAAAGGGAATATCGCAAGAGGTATTTTCTATTTTGCTGTTCGTTATTATGTAGATAATGATAATTTCTATAGGATAAATGTTGACCAATTACCAATTCTTCTCCAATGGCATTATGAAGATCCTGTAGATGCAACAGAAATCCTGCGTAATGAAAAAGTATTCGCTTATCAGGGCAACAGAAATCCCTTCATTGATAGACCTGAATTTGTTGATCTTATCTGGGGTGAAATTTCACCACAAGCTCCAGTAGCTACATTACCAACTGATATAACCGGTAACAGCTTTACTGCTAATTGGAATGAGGTTACAGGTGCAGTTACCTATAGGCTCGATGTTTCTACTTCTTCAAATTTCGTAGGATTTGTTGATGGATATAAGAACCTAATTGTTAATGACACCAGCAAGGAAGTAATAGGACTCGAGGGCTTGACTACCTATCACTATCGCGTTAGAGCTATCGATATTGACGGTGGATTGAGTCCAAACTCCAATACAATCTACGCTGCCACTGAAGCTCCGCCTATAGAAGCAGATCTGATCTATTACTGGAACTTCAACGATAATGTTCCGGAAAGTGGAGTAAACTGGACTCAACCTATACCAGCAAATCTCGGTGATGCAGAGATAACATACACATTTCTAAATGCAGTATCTTTTACTGGTACTACTATCAATGGTATCGATGGAGAGGTTAATGGGGGCAGTTTTGTTCCTCAAGGTGGTACGGATAATATAAACAATGGTGAGCACTTTACTATGTTTGTCCCGACACCAGGGTATGAAGATATCATCTTGAGTTATCCCACTCGTCGTACATCTACAGGTTTTAATACCCAGGAAATCCAGTACACGATTGATGGTGAAAACTGGCTGACAAAAGAAGTAGTTGATATCACAGGATTTGAAAACAATTGGCTCAGCTCTCAGCTAATAATCATCGATTTTTCGGAAATAATAGGTGTTAATAATAACGATGATTTTGCTATCAGAATCATACTCGATGGTGCTTCTTCAAATGTCGGGAATAACCGCTTCGACAACATCAGAGTGATGGGTACACCCATTTCAGGATTACTCTTGCCACCTGAAAACGTTACTATTCAAATCAGCGGAGATGATGTCATTATTTCCTGGGATACTGATACATTAGCTACAACCTATCGAGTTGAAGGCAGCACTGATCCATATACTGGATATATAGATGTTACGGCTGATGGTGTCCTCGATATCGGTCTGGAAACTAGCACCTGGACTGGTGTTATAACTGAGCAGATGAAATTCTATAGAGTCATTGCAGTTCAATAAAAATCAATAATCAGAATTAGCATTAACCCCCGATAGGTAACCTATCGGGGGTTTTTTATTTTAGGGATTATTGTTTCTAAAATCAATATTCTACCTTTAATCTTAAGAAAAACTCTTTATACTTTAAGCCAGATGCTGAACAATACTATACCAAACTGAACTAACTTGTAAAATGTATTTGTGCACGTTCCTTATCATTCGTGTCTATTCGTGGATAATTTTTCTATTCAACACTTGACAGCAAAGTAAGACGTTTTTTACTGTCTTCGAATTTTTAAGAAAAAACCTTTAAAAATGTCCTGTGAGACATAAAGGAGGCAACAATGCACCAACTAAAGACTTAAACCTCTGAAAGATCTTCTATTCCCAATTTACATTCAAAAAAGAAAAATTTTCGGAGGCAATATGCACAACAATTTTATCGGTAGGAATCTTTTCGATCTCGATGATTATAGTCCAGAAGAGATTCAAACCATTTTAGAAGCTACTAAAGTAATGAAAGAGATCAACAAACGCGATTACAAAAAACTTCCTACTCTGAAAGGTAAAACCGTTTGTACTCTTTTTTTTGAAAATAGCACCAGAACCCTGATGTCCTTTGAATTAGCAGCAGATCGTCTCAGTGCTGATCTAGTAAGATTTTCTGCTAATGTTTCTTCACTTTCCAAAGGTGAAAGCTTGCAGGATACAGTTTACACCATCGATGCCATGGGAATTGACTTATATGTAATACGGCATAGCTATCCCGGCTCTCCACAACTCGTTCATAAATACACAAAAAAACCGGTCATGAATGCAGGAGATGGTTCACATGCTCATCCTACACAGGCACTGCTTGATATGTTCTCTATCTGGGAAAGATTAGGTACTTTAAAGGGATTAAAAGTTACTTATGTAGGAGACATAGCACACAGCAGAGTTGTTCGTTCCAATCTGGTCGGTATGAAGAAGATGGGAGCAGAAATAACTGTATGTGGCCCTAAAACTCTGATGCCCGGTCACATGGAAGAAGTTTACGGTTGCCGTGTCGAATATGACTTAAAAACTGCCTTAAAAGATGCTGATGTCGTTATGGGTTTAAGAATGCAGTTAGAGCGACAAGCAGAAGGGTTATTCCCCAGTCTGGAAGAATATTCTAAACTATTTACCCTTTCCAAAGATACTATGAAGTATGCCAAGAAAGATGCCTTAGTACTGCATCCTGGTCCAATGAACCGAGGCATAGAAATTCTCCCAGAAATTGCAGATAGCAGTCATAGCGTTATTTTGGAGCAGGTTACTAACGGTGTAGCAGTAAGAATGGCTTTGCTATTCCTTATGCTCGGTGGAAAAATGTAGGAGGAAATATGATAATCAAGAACGGATTAGTTTTAAGAAAGAATAGATTCAAAAAGATGGACATCCAGATCAAAAAAGGTATCATCACAAAGATAGCAGAGAAAATTGACGACACAAAAGATAAGCAGATCATTGATGCTTCAGGAAAACATATCCTTCCCGGTTTTGTTGATCTGCACACGCATTTACGAGACCCCGGTCAAACCTATAAAGAGGATATAGTCACCGGAACAAGAGCAGCCGCCAAGGGTGGTTATACTACAATATGTGCCATGCCCAATACAGAACCTATCGTAGATAACATAGCTACTGTAGAATATATAAAAAGAAAAGCCAATGATCTTGGGTATTGCAAAGTATTGGTTATCGGTGCTCTCACTAAAAAATCAGAGGGGATAGAGATCGCTGAGATAGGTAACATGTTAGAAGGTGGGATCGTGGCAGTAAGTGATGATGGTAAGTGTGTTCAGAATACCAAGATAATGCTCAATGCCATGAAATATGTATCCAGCTTCAATATCCCCATAATTATCCATGCTGAAGATTATTCTCTGTCGGGAAAAGGGCAGATCAATGCCGGTAAGATGTCAACTAAGCTCGGATTGGGTGGTATTCCTGCCTTAGCAGAAGAGTTGATAATCTCTCGTGATATAATGCTGGCAGAGAATCTTAAATGTCATCTTCATATAGCTCATATCTCGACTGCCCGCTCTATCCAGATGGTTAGAGAAGCAAAGCAAAGAGGATTGAAGATTACTGCAGAGGTTACTCCTCATCATCTCCTATTAACTGAAGAAGCTTGTGCATCTTATGATACAAATACTAAAGTAAAGCCACCTTTAAGAACTGAAAAAGATAGAATGGCTTGTGTTGAGGGTTTATTGGATGGTACTATAGATTTTATAGCTACTGATCATGCCCCTCATTCTGATTTTGAAAAGGAGAAGGAGTTCAGTATTGCACCCTTCGGTATAAATGGTTTGGAAACTGCCTTTGCATCATTATTTACAGGATTAGTTCTTAACAAAAAACTCGAATTACCGTTCCTGATCAACAAGATCTCAACTACACCAGCTCAATTTCTCAAACTAAATTGTGGTGAGATCTCAAAAGGTAAATATGCTGATATAGCTATTGCAGATCTTGATGCCGAAATTCTCTTCTCTCCTGAATCCATACTCTCCAAATCTAATAATACACCCTATATCAATAAGACGCTTAAAGGAAAGATAGAAAAAACTATCTGCGAAGGTAGAATCACTTGGGACAGTGGTGCATGATCAGGCAAAAAGTATGAGTAAAAGAGTATTGAAAGAATATAGAGAAGTCTCTATAAAGAAAAAAGAGTTTCTTAATGATTGTTACTTCATTCTGGAGACTGAAGCAGTTGATATCTTTCCACAACCGGGTCAATTCTATCTGCTTAAACCGAAGAAGAACTTTGCATCGATCTTACATATTCCTGTCAGCATCTATGACATAGTAGATTCCAAATTGCAGTTTCTTATCAAAGTAGTTGGTGAGGGAACAAAATCTCTTTCAGCATTGACTGAAGGAGATAAACTAAATATTCTGGGACCTTTGGGAAACGGTTTCTCTTTAGTAGATAATAAGAAAGTATTATTGATCAGTGGTGGGATTGGTTATGCTCCACTATATCTTTTAAAGCAGCAACTCTCTTCACTCAATAATGAGATCGTATGGCTACATGGTGGTAAATCAGCATCTGATATTCTACCTGCAGATCTGATATGCACAGAGGATGGTAAAGCAGGAACGCAGGGATTAGTTACTGATGAACTAATAAAACTTTTAACTAAATCCGAAAGTGATGACGTGCTAATTTCCACAATAGATAAAGCAAACACCTTCTTCGATATGATCTACTGTTGTGGACCTGAGGCGATGATGAGAGAAGTAACTCGAATTCTTTTGCCCTATAATATTTCTTTAGAAGTATCTTTAGAAGAGTATATGGCGTGTGGTTTGGGGGCTTGTTTGGGATGTGTGGTCAAGACCAGAAGTCAGAATAATCAGGAAGAATATTTAACCGTTTGTAAGGATGGTCCAATTTTTCAAGGAAACGAGGTAATCTGGAATGAATAGGTTGAAGACCCAACTCGCTAAAATCAAGATGAAAAACCCTGTAACTGTGGCTTCCGGAACATTTGGAATTGAATTTGCAGAGTTGTTCGATTTAACTTGTTTAGGTGTCGTAGTTACAAAAACCATAACCTTAGAACCAAAAGCAGGTAACCATCCACCCCGCCTGTATGAGACACCTTCAGGATTATTAAACTCGATTGGATTACAAAATCCGGGCGTAGAAATATTCATCAAAGAGTCATTACCTGATTACCGCAAAATATTAGAAGACAATCCCGATAATCCAACCCCTCTGGTAGTCAGTTTTTCCGGTGCTACAATAAGGGAATTCATCAATGTTTTACAGAGGTTGGAAGAGGTTTCCGGAATAGCAGGATATGAAGTAAATGTTTCCTGTCCTAAT from Candidatus Cloacimonadota bacterium carries:
- a CDS encoding dihydroorotase, whose product is MIIKNGLVLRKNRFKKMDIQIKKGIITKIAEKIDDTKDKQIIDASGKHILPGFVDLHTHLRDPGQTYKEDIVTGTRAAAKGGYTTICAMPNTEPIVDNIATVEYIKRKANDLGYCKVLVIGALTKKSEGIEIAEIGNMLEGGIVAVSDDGKCVQNTKIMLNAMKYVSSFNIPIIIHAEDYSLSGKGQINAGKMSTKLGLGGIPALAEELIISRDIMLAENLKCHLHIAHISTARSIQMVREAKQRGLKITAEVTPHHLLLTEEACASYDTNTKVKPPLRTEKDRMACVEGLLDGTIDFIATDHAPHSDFEKEKEFSIAPFGINGLETAFASLFTGLVLNKKLELPFLINKISTTPAQFLKLNCGEISKGKYADIAIADLDAEILFSPESILSKSNNTPYINKTLKGKIEKTICEGRITWDSGA
- a CDS encoding endonuclease, whose protein sequence is MKRNLILIAFALLSIGLIFGQVPFTATYTFDGTTGNVESFIYNGTTYDGIEMGNLIKVGVTSTSSTGNFRANNWPLGATDGSDVFTGTVDFDKYFGFSITAGTGYEFTVNSITFGIGRSSTGIRQSQWRGSHDNFASILSDYTTLNASLTNDAGVLTNPDLNSSWTGNVLALGTNYANIDTSVGFRFYLYNAESTAGTAGFQGPLTISGTLVYTAGEMVAMPEFNPPAGTYSTPQNISITSDTISATVYYRFDEADPWTEYTSALYIDETTTIWAYATATGMVDSPVNSATYILPTTTDIPYIETFDTDLGDCYTYSVSGDTRFWTHGSYGGNGYAYMNGYNSGDLEEDWLILPGITLNNDDMIMNFETWRRYGSDDVDNYFKLMYSTDYPGIGDPSLANWTEITFTQPASDQVWTSSGNLDLSGIIGDPVYFGFKYHYNFGFYVSWQVDNINIYPSATPLIHINPATLSGFTYYSGQGPSDEQFFTVSGENLAENITITAPLNYEISETSGVGYTDIISLGQLSGIVPDTDIYVRLKADLGVGIYDNEIITLTSSDAITREVVCNGQVLEMPSDPLYITSSDYAYSQDFNSLAISGSGNPWSDNETIFGWYWYSPSDRDPNTYGYIADPGSSNTAAGHSYGSDDSTDRAMGVLSGSGRDFYIGVQFKNDSQETINLSDILVSYTGEQWRQTSYIQTLEFAYMISESLILDFTSGTWIENIALDFAALHTGTDGALDGNLSINSTNFANIPLDIVGVLNPGEYVMLRWLKTGTFSPGLAIDDFSLIIGEPASYLTAVPQSLSDFYYFVNSGPSDPQSFVLEGFYLDGTDVTIEAPTNFAVSIDNTNFDSMVTLIGYTGTATEIWVHLVEGLPIDEYYGDIIIIGGGADSIMVALSGNVYEVIDDFAIPYENPFRTNDDYMRAVFQGFSIENAQQELGAGGYLRIFPDGYLETPTIDFTQYDFLDIIFDGTTYGGALEQTLTVKVSADDGLTYDIIESFALTGTYQTYSTHIDLSDIYNVISGKLKVEMTAGGGSSRLRDYFIGEDYYGPVEGLIGMDLWYGLQAIISDGHLDYSYDAARFYMHGYIDNIDGFVRCIYTGEWVEHPYGSLSTPPEFSAEHTYPVSWYEADLDAQGISFAVSDLHALHPARLDVNSARSNSPFDYVTNIYTIWGSDSYISYTGFNAELEEVFDVADEFKGNIARGIFYFAVRYYVDNDNFYRINVDQLPILLQWHYEDPVDATEILRNEKVFAYQGNRNPFIDRPEFVDLIWGEISPQAPVATLPTDITGNSFTANWNEVTGAVTYRLDVSTSSNFVGFVDGYKNLIVNDTSKEVIGLEGLTTYHYRVRAIDIDGGLSPNSNTIYAATEAPPIEADLIYYWNFNDNVPESGVNWTQPIPANLGDAEITYTFLNAVSFTGTTINGIDGEVNGGSFVPQGGTDNINNGEHFTMFVPTPGYEDIILSYPTRRTSTGFNTQEIQYTIDGENWLTKEVVDITGFENNWLSSQLIIIDFSEIIGVNNNDDFAIRIILDGASSNVGNNRFDNIRVMGTPISGLLLPPENVTIQISGDDVIISWDTDTLATTYRVEGSTDPYTGYIDVTADGVLDIGLETSTWTGVITEQMKFYRVIAVQ
- a CDS encoding dihydroorotate dehydrogenase electron transfer subunit, with product MSKRVLKEYREVSIKKKEFLNDCYFILETEAVDIFPQPGQFYLLKPKKNFASILHIPVSIYDIVDSKLQFLIKVVGEGTKSLSALTEGDKLNILGPLGNGFSLVDNKKVLLISGGIGYAPLYLLKQQLSSLNNEIVWLHGGKSASDILPADLICTEDGKAGTQGLVTDELIKLLTKSESDDVLISTIDKANTFFDMIYCCGPEAMMREVTRILLPYNISLEVSLEEYMACGLGACLGCVVKTRSQNNQEEYLTVCKDGPIFQGNEVIWNE
- a CDS encoding aspartate carbamoyltransferase catalytic subunit codes for the protein MHNNFIGRNLFDLDDYSPEEIQTILEATKVMKEINKRDYKKLPTLKGKTVCTLFFENSTRTLMSFELAADRLSADLVRFSANVSSLSKGESLQDTVYTIDAMGIDLYVIRHSYPGSPQLVHKYTKKPVMNAGDGSHAHPTQALLDMFSIWERLGTLKGLKVTYVGDIAHSRVVRSNLVGMKKMGAEITVCGPKTLMPGHMEEVYGCRVEYDLKTALKDADVVMGLRMQLERQAEGLFPSLEEYSKLFTLSKDTMKYAKKDALVLHPGPMNRGIEILPEIADSSHSVILEQVTNGVAVRMALLFLMLGGKM